The following proteins are encoded in a genomic region of Arcobacter cloacae:
- a CDS encoding HpcH/HpaI aldolase/citrate lyase family protein, whose amino-acid sequence MTSAIDLSKLTANDDLTPVLGGYWPGIQIYYPPIKFNPLDGTYESIEQAKLRLQKHAYKTKAHTVLFDLEDGCRQKAMSRELLIQELPKFPERNFQIAVRINPFRTDEYEEDLKMLKQIHQYIDVIVLAKAGEVYGSAEIRDLSSWLVSIGSKLTIQPIVEHPKSLQIADRLMEHSTVKHIVFGIHDFSKAMAYKITPKGWIDELETFFNMLTMEARIKGRGVIGGVEVMLTPHSLPDSCVEKKDIRRWLDLHGDEASRAVYSHANRECAMGLTGKQVITPNHINVCKVAFTPSPNEIAKDVSILKAAIEADALLSGAIRYEGEMLDPPMFGKSLQNILRAYALRSLSKEDEIFALSVLNRMPIHTFKENWPYGQL is encoded by the coding sequence ATGACTTCTGCAATAGATTTATCTAAATTAACAGCAAATGATGATTTAACGCCAGTATTAGGTGGATATTGGCCTGGTATTCAAATTTATTACCCACCAATAAAATTTAATCCTTTAGATGGAACATACGAAAGTATTGAACAAGCAAAATTAAGATTACAAAAACATGCTTACAAAACAAAAGCACATACTGTTTTGTTTGACTTAGAGGATGGATGTAGACAAAAAGCTATGAGTAGAGAGCTTTTAATTCAAGAATTACCAAAATTTCCTGAAAGAAACTTCCAAATAGCAGTTAGAATAAATCCATTTAGAACTGATGAATATGAAGAAGATTTAAAAATGTTAAAACAAATTCATCAATACATTGATGTAATTGTTTTAGCAAAAGCTGGAGAAGTTTATGGAAGTGCAGAAATTAGAGATTTATCATCTTGGTTAGTTTCTATTGGAAGTAAATTAACAATTCAACCAATCGTAGAGCATCCAAAATCTTTACAAATTGCTGATAGATTGATGGAGCATTCAACTGTTAAACATATTGTATTTGGAATCCACGATTTTTCAAAAGCTATGGCTTATAAAATCACTCCAAAAGGGTGGATTGATGAATTAGAAACTTTCTTTAACATGTTAACAATGGAAGCAAGAATAAAAGGAAGAGGAGTTATTGGTGGAGTTGAAGTTATGCTTACACCTCATTCATTACCTGATTCTTGCGTTGAGAAAAAAGATATTAGAAGATGGTTAGATTTACATGGAGATGAAGCTTCTAGAGCTGTTTATTCTCATGCAAATAGAGAGTGTGCAATGGGATTAACAGGGAAACAAGTTATTACTCCAAATCATATTAATGTATGTAAAGTTGCATTTACTCCATCACCAAATGAAATAGCAAAAGATGTTTCTATTTTAAAAGCAGCTATTGAAGCGGATGCTTTATTAAGTGGAGCGATTAGATATGAAGGTGAGATGTTAGATCCACCAATGTTTGGTAAATCATTACAAAATATTTTAAGAGCTTATGCCTTAAGAAGTTTATCAAAAGAAGATGAAATATTTGCATTATCTGTATTAAATAGAATGCCAATTCACACGTTTAAAGAAAACTGGCCATACGGTCAACTGTAA
- a CDS encoding ATP-dependent Clp protease adaptor ClpS, whose protein sequence is MSNEIEIELNDDLDLQEPKKYNVFLLNDDYSTMDFVIDVLVRVFRKSLDEASAIMLSIHNNGKELCGTYTYEIASTKVAQVKNLAREKGFPLKAVMEEE, encoded by the coding sequence GTGAGTAATGAAATAGAAATAGAATTAAATGATGATTTAGATTTACAAGAGCCAAAAAAATATAATGTTTTTTTACTTAATGATGATTATTCAACAATGGATTTTGTAATAGATGTATTAGTTAGAGTTTTTAGAAAATCTCTTGATGAAGCATCTGCTATTATGTTGAGTATACATAATAATGGAAAAGAATTGTGTGGAACTTATACTTATGAGATTGCTTCAACAAAAGTTGCACAAGTAAAAAATTTAGCAAGAGAAAAAGGCTTTCCTTTAAAAGCTGTTATGGAAGAAGAATAA
- the clpA gene encoding ATP-dependent Clp protease ATP-binding subunit ClpA, whose amino-acid sequence MISKDLRNIFAQAVAYAKSSKHEYLTVEHIFLMLIHDQTIEELFLDLGVDTNELFNELKNYIDTNTPQFPQDQNINEEPMETLSLSSTIEYMVAHTQGSGKPNANVEDMFVAILKDEKSYATYLLRKLGIQRVDILEEISHKQNDEDEINENSTDNENKVLDQNSVELVALAKKGEIDPVIGRNREISRVIEILSRRKKNNPILVGEPGVGKTAIAEGLALEIANERVPEFLLKSKVFSLDMGSMLAGTKYRGDFEKKLKTLLKEVSKIKNAILFIDEIHTIVGAGSVGGSAMDASNILKPMLANGKLRCIGATTFAEFRNDFSKDKALSRRFAKVDVEEPSIEDSILILEGLKSKYEEYHGVKYSKSAISTAVELSKKYITDRFLPDCAIDVIDEVGASKKISLATELKTKTESNITITAKEVEVTVSKMAHIPAKSATKSDLTLLKSLEKNMQKRVFGQDNAINVIVQAIKRNKAGLGLDKKPIGSFLFTGPTGVGKTEVARELSTQLGINFERFDMSEYMEAHTVSRLIGAPAGYVGFEQGGLLTEAIRKHPHTVLLLDEIEKAHPDLMSILLQVMDNAQLTDNSGNKADFQNVILIMTSNLGATEANVMGFAKNEKLNENKAINKFFAPEFRNRLDAVVTFDALSLDIVAKVAGKFIEDLERQLVDKKIKIEISAKAKKELANLGYDKAMGARPLNRVISDKIKNPLTDEILFGKLKKGGTVKIDFDEKFVFKYESL is encoded by the coding sequence ATGATTAGTAAAGATTTAAGAAATATTTTTGCACAAGCAGTAGCTTATGCAAAAAGTAGTAAACATGAGTATTTAACAGTAGAACATATATTTTTAATGCTAATACATGACCAAACAATAGAAGAGTTATTTTTAGATTTAGGGGTTGATACAAATGAACTTTTTAATGAATTAAAAAATTATATTGATACTAATACTCCACAATTTCCACAAGATCAAAACATAAATGAAGAACCTATGGAGACTCTATCTTTATCTTCAACAATAGAATATATGGTAGCACATACCCAAGGAAGTGGAAAGCCTAATGCAAACGTTGAAGATATGTTTGTAGCAATTTTAAAAGATGAGAAATCATACGCAACATATTTGCTTAGAAAATTAGGAATTCAAAGAGTAGATATCTTAGAAGAGATATCTCATAAACAAAATGATGAAGATGAAATTAATGAAAATAGTACTGATAATGAAAATAAAGTTTTAGATCAAAATTCAGTTGAATTAGTTGCTTTGGCCAAAAAAGGTGAAATTGACCCAGTTATTGGAAGAAATAGAGAAATAAGTAGAGTAATAGAAATTTTAAGTAGAAGAAAAAAGAATAATCCAATACTTGTTGGTGAACCTGGAGTTGGAAAAACAGCAATTGCTGAAGGTTTAGCTTTAGAAATTGCAAATGAGAGAGTCCCAGAATTTTTACTAAAATCAAAAGTTTTTTCTTTAGATATGGGTTCTATGCTTGCTGGAACAAAATATAGAGGGGATTTTGAAAAAAAATTAAAAACTTTATTAAAAGAGGTTTCAAAAATAAAAAATGCAATTTTATTTATAGATGAAATTCATACTATTGTTGGAGCTGGAAGTGTTGGTGGGTCTGCTATGGATGCTTCAAATATTTTAAAACCAATGTTAGCAAATGGAAAATTAAGATGTATAGGTGCAACTACTTTTGCAGAGTTTAGAAATGATTTTTCAAAAGATAAAGCTTTAAGTAGAAGATTTGCAAAAGTAGATGTTGAAGAACCAAGTATTGAAGATTCAATTTTAATTTTAGAAGGACTAAAATCAAAATATGAAGAGTATCATGGTGTAAAATATTCAAAAAGTGCTATATCAACTGCTGTAGAATTGAGTAAAAAATATATAACAGATAGATTTTTACCAGATTGTGCAATTGATGTAATCGATGAGGTTGGAGCTTCAAAAAAAATAAGTTTAGCAACAGAACTTAAAACAAAAACTGAAAGTAATATAACAATAACTGCTAAAGAGGTTGAAGTTACGGTTTCTAAAATGGCACACATACCAGCAAAAAGTGCTACAAAATCGGATTTAACTCTGTTAAAATCTTTAGAAAAAAATATGCAAAAAAGAGTATTTGGACAAGATAATGCAATAAATGTAATAGTTCAAGCAATAAAAAGAAATAAAGCAGGACTGGGTCTTGATAAAAAACCAATAGGAAGTTTTTTATTTACAGGACCTACAGGAGTTGGAAAAACAGAAGTAGCACGTGAGTTATCAACTCAATTAGGGATTAATTTTGAAAGATTTGATATGAGTGAATATATGGAAGCACATACGGTTTCAAGACTTATTGGAGCACCAGCGGGATACGTTGGATTTGAACAAGGTGGACTTTTAACTGAAGCTATTAGAAAACATCCACATACAGTTTTATTATTAGATGAGATAGAAAAAGCTCATCCTGATTTGATGTCAATTTTATTGCAGGTTATGGATAATGCTCAATTAACTGATAATAGTGGAAACAAAGCAGATTTTCAAAATGTTATATTAATAATGACTTCAAATTTAGGTGCAACAGAAGCAAATGTAATGGGATTTGCCAAAAATGAAAAATTAAATGAAAATAAAGCAATAAATAAATTTTTTGCTCCAGAATTTAGAAATAGACTTGATGCTGTTGTTACTTTTGATGCTTTAAGTTTAGATATTGTTGCTAAAGTTGCAGGTAAGTTTATAGAAGATTTAGAAAGACAATTAGTTGATAAAAAAATCAAAATTGAAATTAGTGCTAAGGCTAAAAAAGAGTTAGCAAATTTAGGTTATGACAAAGCAATGGGTGCAAGACCACTTAATAGAGTTATATCTGATAAAATAAAAAATCCTTTAACAGATGAGATTTTATTTGGAAAACTTAAAAAAGGTGGAACAGTAAAAATTGATTTTGATGAGAAATTTGTATTTAAATATGAAAGTTTATAA
- a CDS encoding c-type cytochrome — protein sequence MNKILLSSAVTVLLLAGCSEDKKTTTQATAEVAKQEIVETKETVSSEVKETATAVEEKVKEVSDSVSGTTQVTEKVAEEIKENSKDTIESTKEVVEQKVEEVKNDVKDEVSSVTQAVTEKVEETTDAAKEVISEATSEEVTEIVVEGPNGEALYKTCASCHGQKGEKEALGKSQVIAGWDKERTIKAMNGYKDGSYGGVMKNIMKPQVENKTDAEIEALATFISNL from the coding sequence ATGAATAAAATTTTATTAAGTTCAGCTGTGACAGTATTATTACTTGCAGGATGTTCAGAGGATAAAAAAACAACTACACAAGCTACAGCAGAAGTCGCTAAACAAGAAATAGTAGAAACAAAAGAAACAGTTTCTAGTGAAGTTAAAGAAACAGCAACGGCTGTAGAAGAAAAAGTTAAAGAAGTTTCTGATTCTGTTTCAGGCACAACTCAAGTTACAGAAAAAGTAGCTGAAGAAATAAAAGAAAATTCAAAAGATACAATTGAATCTACAAAAGAGGTTGTTGAACAAAAAGTAGAAGAAGTTAAAAATGATGTAAAAGATGAAGTATCATCAGTTACTCAAGCAGTAACTGAAAAAGTAGAAGAGACTACTGATGCTGCAAAAGAAGTAATTTCAGAGGCTACTTCAGAGGAAGTAACAGAAATAGTTGTTGAAGGACCAAATGGAGAAGCTTTATATAAAACTTGTGCATCATGTCACGGACAAAAGGGAGAAAAAGAAGCTTTAGGAAAATCACAAGTTATTGCTGGATGGGATAAAGAAAGAACTATAAAAGCAATGAATGGATACAAAGATGGAAGTTATGGTGGAGTAATGAAAAATATTATGAAACCTCAAGTTGAAAATAAAACTGATGCAGAAATCGAAGCCTTAGCTACATTTATTTCAAATTTATAA
- the bioD gene encoding dethiobiotin synthase encodes MKKDINYFKNKTIFITATNTDVGKTYACEKFLNYFSKNGLKVGYFKPCETGVKDSPLDGSKMLELTKKLNPSFNVTINDVVPYQFSLPAAPYVAKGKTIIDFEFLIKQKEYLQSFCDVLIIEGAGGLMVPIQDNIFIIDLIKLFNSEAILITPSKLGCINDTLLSIQALKNRNINFDFFINLYEDKNSFDEVSKPFLIDYFGELKFLQDL; translated from the coding sequence ATGAAAAAAGATATAAATTACTTTAAAAATAAAACTATATTTATAACAGCTACAAATACAGATGTAGGAAAAACTTATGCTTGTGAAAAGTTTTTAAACTATTTTTCTAAAAATGGTTTAAAAGTAGGATATTTTAAACCTTGTGAAACAGGAGTTAAAGATTCTCCACTTGATGGATCTAAAATGCTTGAATTAACAAAAAAACTAAATCCTTCTTTTAATGTGACTATAAATGATGTTGTTCCTTACCAATTTTCTTTACCTGCTGCGCCCTATGTTGCAAAAGGTAAAACTATTATTGATTTTGAATTTTTAATAAAACAAAAAGAGTATCTACAATCTTTTTGTGATGTTTTAATTATTGAAGGAGCTGGTGGGTTAATGGTTCCTATTCAAGATAATATTTTTATAATTGACTTGATAAAACTATTTAATAGTGAAGCTATTTTAATAACTCCTTCTAAACTTGGTTGTATAAATGACACTTTATTATCAATTCAAGCATTAAAAAATAGAAATATAAATTTTGATTTTTTTATAAATTTATATGAAGATAAAAATAGCTTTGATGAAGTCTCTAAACCATTTTTAATTGACTACTTTGGTGAATTAAAATTTTTACAAGATTTATAA
- a CDS encoding DUF6538 domain-containing protein gives MYIIKTSTNNYKIRIRIPDRLKNVFNKREINKSLKT, from the coding sequence GTGTATATAATAAAGACTTCAACAAACAATTATAAAATTAGGATACGAATTCCTGACAGGCTAAAAAATGTATTTAATAAGCGTGAAATAAACAAAAGTTTAAAGACATAA
- a CDS encoding YihY/virulence factor BrkB family protein, whose protein sequence is MKEKSILKKLIDGLDSFFNDDTTYYAASLSFFTIFSILPIIALVIAIISNFSEFDNYIDIFTNYIFNLLNPTHSTEIVETLKRYISNSNQLGLLGLIYMTFVFIMFFKDYEYIVNKIHKAKRKSIQFSFIFYTLYLIVVALLFTASNILLSIYSNFLLDIVLSYVFGWLIFFTLFKLSVNRKIDNKAAIISSLSTFVVLAVTKNLFIYYVIYNKTYATIYGSLATLLFTFFWIYISWIIYLYGIKMCHRLNIQEQFRKNNLS, encoded by the coding sequence ATGAAAGAAAAAAGTATCTTAAAAAAGCTAATTGATGGTTTAGATTCATTTTTTAATGATGATACAACTTATTATGCAGCTTCTTTAAGCTTTTTTACCATTTTCTCTATCTTACCAATAATTGCCCTTGTTATCGCAATAATTTCAAATTTCTCTGAATTTGATAATTACATTGATATATTTACAAATTATATTTTTAATCTTCTAAATCCAACTCACTCAACAGAAATAGTTGAAACTTTAAAAAGATATATATCTAACTCAAATCAATTAGGTTTATTAGGTTTAATTTATATGACATTTGTTTTTATAATGTTTTTTAAAGATTATGAATATATAGTAAATAAAATTCATAAAGCAAAAAGAAAATCTATTCAATTCTCTTTTATCTTTTACACTTTATATTTAATAGTAGTTGCATTACTTTTCACTGCATCTAATATATTATTATCTATTTATAGTAATTTCTTATTAGATATTGTATTGTCATATGTTTTTGGTTGGTTAATATTTTTTACTTTATTTAAATTAAGTGTGAATAGAAAAATAGATAACAAAGCAGCTATTATCTCTTCTTTGTCAACTTTTGTTGTTCTTGCAGTAACAAAGAATCTGTTTATTTATTATGTAATTTATAATAAAACTTATGCAACTATTTATGGTTCTCTTGCCACTTTATTATTTACATTCTTTTGGATATATATCTCATGGATTATTTATTTATATGGAATCAAAATGTGTCATAGATTAAATATACAAGAACAATTTAGAAAAAACAATTTATCGTAA
- a CDS encoding aldolase/citrate lyase family protein encodes MNETIKIDIPEFLNIGVACTSAHVGTARENNIAMVIEDDKLGTDEITYKDLATKSDQVCNFFTGIGLEPRDRVLVCLKNSLAYPISFFGTMKAGIIAVPTSTLLSGSEVKYLAEDSQARAIVLSATMYENLVPYLENLDNLRTIVVAGIDSVEELKKPKNINVYALNEIFESTDKTPNHYNSKSGEPAYLVYTSGTTGYPKGVLHSHRSLVGRTPATKFWFNFKENDRIMHSGKFNWTYVLGSALMDPLFNGHTVIAYEGSNDASTWINLIKKHNCTIFIGVPTIYRQIIQKTDFKLEDCPSLRYCMSAGEHLSDEMLGLWRERFNQDIYEAIGMSECSYYISHSVNNPIRPGSAGFVQPGHIVKLLDPETLEEVGVEEEGMICIGEDDPGLFLEYWQLEEETAKSRHDGYFFTGDYAKRDKDGYIWFIGRKDDIINTFGFRVSPHEIERVVKTHDAVADCVAFGLDIEKDKTIVAIAVVGHQELSQEKQDEILKFAQANLAKYKAPKTIFAMLDYPRTKNGKVLRKQLVKQLHEQYHAKESGEEIVEYKARRSMLFIPSYNKQNVQKAKTVLADTVIFDLEAILQEQREVGRETLRQVYKEDGAKFGESERVLRINNLGTEDLKKDLELAREIELDGLLFSKIDSKEDVLEAERLINEVNPNLSLMIMIETPMSVLNIHEICAASSKVEVVVVGSNKLANRLQIDIKKGSKAMFNYLSQIALASKAYGKTVIDGPHFDVHDEFACEDSTKDAFNLGFDGKSLIHPVQIEYINDIFTPKQSEVEDYEKMIAKYEEAAREGKEVILHNDRLVDSSRIKWAKKMITLYETYKALGQNLFNK; translated from the coding sequence ATGAATGAAACAATTAAAATAGATATACCAGAGTTTTTAAATATTGGAGTTGCTTGTACATCAGCACATGTTGGAACAGCAAGAGAAAACAATATTGCTATGGTAATTGAAGATGACAAATTAGGAACTGATGAAATTACATATAAAGATTTAGCAACAAAATCTGATCAAGTTTGTAATTTTTTTACAGGGATTGGTCTTGAGCCAAGAGATAGAGTATTAGTTTGTTTAAAAAACTCTCTTGCTTACCCTATTTCGTTTTTTGGAACAATGAAAGCTGGAATTATAGCAGTTCCAACTTCTACACTTTTAAGTGGTTCAGAAGTTAAATATCTTGCAGAAGATTCACAAGCAAGAGCTATTGTATTAAGTGCAACTATGTACGAAAACTTAGTTCCTTACTTAGAGAATCTTGATAATTTAAGAACTATAGTTGTTGCTGGAATTGATAGTGTTGAAGAGTTAAAAAAACCAAAAAACATCAATGTTTATGCATTAAATGAGATTTTTGAATCAACAGATAAAACACCAAATCATTATAACTCAAAATCAGGTGAACCTGCATATTTAGTTTATACATCAGGAACAACAGGATATCCAAAAGGAGTATTACACTCTCATAGATCATTAGTTGGAAGAACTCCTGCTACTAAATTCTGGTTTAACTTTAAAGAGAATGATAGAATCATGCACTCTGGAAAATTCAATTGGACTTATGTACTAGGTTCAGCATTAATGGATCCATTATTTAATGGTCATACAGTTATTGCTTATGAAGGTTCAAATGATGCATCAACTTGGATTAATTTGATTAAAAAACATAATTGTACTATTTTCATTGGAGTTCCAACAATTTATAGACAAATTATCCAAAAAACTGATTTTAAACTTGAAGATTGTCCAAGTCTAAGATATTGTATGAGTGCTGGTGAACACTTGTCTGATGAAATGTTAGGATTATGGAGAGAAAGATTTAATCAAGATATTTATGAAGCAATTGGAATGAGTGAATGTTCTTATTATATTTCTCACTCAGTTAATAATCCTATAAGACCTGGAAGTGCTGGATTTGTTCAACCAGGACATATTGTAAAACTTTTAGACCCTGAAACATTAGAAGAAGTTGGTGTTGAAGAAGAAGGAATGATTTGTATAGGTGAAGATGATCCAGGATTATTCCTTGAGTATTGGCAACTTGAAGAAGAAACAGCTAAATCAAGACATGATGGATATTTCTTTACAGGTGACTATGCAAAAAGAGATAAAGATGGATATATTTGGTTTATTGGTAGAAAAGATGACATTATCAATACATTTGGATTTAGAGTATCTCCACATGAAATCGAAAGAGTTGTAAAAACTCATGATGCAGTTGCTGATTGTGTTGCATTTGGTTTAGATATTGAAAAAGACAAAACAATAGTTGCTATTGCTGTTGTTGGTCATCAAGAATTATCACAAGAAAAACAAGATGAAATTTTAAAATTTGCACAAGCAAATCTTGCAAAATATAAAGCTCCAAAAACTATATTTGCAATGCTTGACTATCCAAGAACTAAAAATGGAAAAGTTTTAAGAAAACAACTTGTAAAACAATTACATGAACAATATCACGCAAAAGAGAGTGGTGAAGAGATTGTTGAATATAAAGCTAGAAGATCTATGTTATTTATACCTTCATATAACAAACAAAATGTTCAAAAAGCAAAAACAGTATTAGCAGATACAGTAATTTTTGATTTAGAAGCGATTTTACAAGAGCAAAGAGAAGTTGGAAGAGAAACTTTAAGACAAGTTTATAAAGAAGATGGTGCTAAATTTGGTGAGTCAGAAAGAGTTTTAAGAATCAATAATCTTGGAACAGAAGATCTTAAAAAAGATTTAGAATTAGCACGTGAAATTGAACTTGATGGTTTGTTATTCTCTAAAATTGACAGTAAAGAAGATGTTTTAGAAGCTGAAAGATTAATCAATGAAGTAAATCCAAATTTATCTTTAATGATTATGATTGAAACTCCTATGTCGGTTTTAAATATTCATGAAATTTGTGCAGCTAGTTCAAAAGTTGAAGTTGTTGTTGTTGGTTCTAATAAACTTGCAAATAGACTTCAAATTGATATTAAAAAAGGTTCAAAAGCGATGTTTAATTACTTATCGCAAATTGCCTTAGCGTCAAAAGCTTACGGAAAAACAGTTATCGATGGACCACATTTTGATGTACATGATGAGTTTGCTTGTGAAGATTCAACAAAAGATGCATTTAATTTAGGATTTGATGGTAAATCGTTGATTCACCCTGTTCAAATTGAATATATCAATGATATCTTTACTCCAAAACAATCTGAAGTTGAAGATTATGAAAAAATGATTGCTAAATATGAAGAAGCGGCAAGAGAAGGGAAAGAAGTAATTCTACATAATGATAGGTTAGTGGATTCTTCAAGAATTAAATGGGCTAAAAAAATGATCACTTTATATGAAACATATAAAGCTTTAGGTCAAAACCTATTTAATAAATAA
- a CDS encoding FAD-binding oxidoreductase has product MIDKKHLDYITSIVGIENIKSDKAHLIAFCYDATRTRFEPDAVVFPRHEQDISDILKYCNEHRIIIVPRGAGSGFTGGALPANGGIILSLERHMNKLLEIDMENMVGVVQPGLINMEFQKAVEAVGLFYPPDPASEEYSTLGGNVSENAGGMRAAKYGITKDYVMALRAVLPNGDIIVAGKKTIKDVAGYNTAGILIASEGTLAIITEITLKLIPKPKFKQTYMGVFPSVDTAMTAVFKSLAAGANPVAMEFLDALVIKALRQKFPQISLPEHAGGILVGDVDASSQAEIDSQLQTLKESFEAFGATDFIVAQNEDEGKKLWFARRNASPATMIYGTKKLNEDISVPRSKLPVALDGIYKIGEKYGFQVPCFGHAGDGNIHVNVMVKDKTNAKEMEDGHKAIEEIFQYVVDLGGTLSGEHGIGTSKAPFMHIAFTEAEMNLFRSIKKAFDPNNILNPFKMGL; this is encoded by the coding sequence ATGATTGATAAAAAACATTTAGATTATATAACTTCTATTGTAGGTATTGAAAACATAAAAAGCGATAAAGCTCATTTAATTGCTTTTTGTTATGATGCTACAAGAACAAGATTCGAACCTGATGCTGTTGTTTTTCCAAGACATGAGCAAGATATAAGTGATATTTTAAAATATTGTAATGAACATAGAATTATAATCGTTCCAAGAGGTGCTGGTTCTGGATTTACAGGTGGGGCACTACCAGCAAATGGAGGAATTATTCTTTCATTAGAGCGACATATGAATAAGCTTTTAGAGATTGACATGGAAAATATGGTTGGAGTTGTTCAACCAGGGCTTATAAATATGGAGTTTCAAAAAGCAGTTGAAGCTGTTGGACTATTTTATCCACCAGATCCTGCAAGTGAAGAGTATTCAACACTTGGAGGAAATGTAAGTGAAAATGCAGGTGGAATGAGAGCTGCAAAATATGGAATCACAAAAGATTATGTAATGGCATTAAGAGCTGTTTTACCAAATGGAGATATTATTGTTGCAGGTAAAAAAACAATAAAAGATGTTGCAGGATATAACACAGCTGGAATTTTAATAGCAAGTGAAGGAACACTAGCAATTATCACGGAAATCACTTTAAAATTAATTCCTAAACCAAAATTCAAACAAACATATATGGGTGTTTTTCCTTCAGTTGATACTGCAATGACAGCTGTTTTTAAATCACTTGCAGCTGGTGCTAATCCTGTTGCCATGGAATTTTTAGATGCATTAGTTATAAAAGCTTTAAGACAAAAATTTCCTCAAATATCTCTTCCAGAACATGCAGGTGGAATTTTAGTGGGAGATGTAGATGCAAGTAGTCAAGCAGAGATTGATTCACAACTTCAAACTTTAAAAGAATCTTTTGAAGCATTTGGAGCAACAGATTTTATTGTTGCACAAAATGAAGATGAAGGTAAAAAACTTTGGTTTGCAAGACGTAATGCAAGTCCTGCAACTATGATTTATGGAACAAAAAAATTAAATGAAGATATTTCAGTTCCAAGATCTAAACTTCCTGTTGCCCTTGATGGAATATATAAAATTGGTGAAAAATATGGTTTCCAAGTTCCTTGTTTTGGACATGCAGGAGATGGAAATATCCATGTAAATGTAATGGTTAAAGATAAAACAAATGCAAAAGAGATGGAAGATGGACACAAAGCCATTGAAGAGATTTTCCAATATGTAGTTGATTTAGGTGGAACTTTAAGTGGTGAGCATGGAATTGGAACTTCAAAAGCTCCATTTATGCACATAGCATTCACAGAAGCTGAAATGAACTTATTCAGAAGTATCAAAAAAGCATTTGACCCAAATAATATTTTAAATCCATTTAAAATGGGACTTTAA